A genome region from Meleagris gallopavo isolate NT-WF06-2002-E0010 breed Aviagen turkey brand Nicholas breeding stock chromosome 7, Turkey_5.1, whole genome shotgun sequence includes the following:
- the GLB1L gene encoding beta-galactosidase-1-like protein isoform X1 has translation MAGLNAVQVYVPWNYHEPQPGVYDFTGDRDVEAFLDLAAELGLLVILRPGPYICAEWDMGGLPAWLLWKADIILRSSDPAYLAAVDAWLHVLLPKIKPRLYQHGGNIISVQVENEYGSYYACDPSYLQHLLGTFRALLGPEVLLFTTDGAQVEELRCGTLQGLYATVDFGPDSNVTEAFGAQRHIEPRGPLVNSEYYTGWLDYWGGPHASTSATLVARGLADMLQLGANVNMYMFHGGTNFAYWSGADFKGQYKPVTTSYDYDAPLSEAGDPTEKLFAIRTVISKFQPLPVGPMPPPAPKYAYGWVTLHKYADLLDVLDILSPSGPIQSQFPLIFEAVKQAHGFMLYRTQLPRDILAPAMLSAPPHSICDRGYVMLQKEYQGTLERDGQTELHVKGKAGDTLDVLLENMGRISFGANFNDFKGLLGNLSLDSRPLSKWLIYPLAIDAAIQQGWPHAALPKSSCRGRAGPAFYTGTFETPGIAWDTFVKFPGWSKGQLWINGFNLGRYWPHEGPQQTLFVPGSILRVGCPNNITVLELEGAPLNPFLLFLDQPLFNRTLSHSPLDKK, from the exons ATGGCCGGGCTGAACGCCGTGCAGGT CTACGTCCCCTGGAACTACCACGAGCCGCAGCCGGGGGTGTATGACTTCACCGGGGATCGGGACGTGGAAGCCTTCCTGGACCTGGCGGcggagctggggctgctggtgaTCCTGCGCCCGGGGCCCTACATCTGTGCCGAGTGGGATATG GGCGGGCTGCCTGCCTGGCTGCTGTGGAAAGCAGACATCATCCTGCGCTCCTCTGACCCTG CCTACCTGGCAGCTGTGGACGCCTGGCTCCATGTCCTGCTGCCCAAGATTAAGCCACGGCTCTACCAGCATGGGGGGAACATCATCAGTGTGCAG GTGGAGAATGAATACGGGAGCTACTATGCCTGTGACCCCAGCTACCTGCAGCACCTGCTGGGCACCTTCCGGGCACTGCTGGGCCCTGAGGTGCTGCTCTTCACCACCGATGGTGCACAGGTGGAGGAGCTGCGCTGTGGCACCTTGCAGGGCCTCTATGCCACTGTCGACTTTGGGCCAG ACTCCAATGTGACGGAAGCATTTGGTGCCCAGCGTCACATTGAGCCAAGGGGACCGCTG GTGAACTCTGAATACTACACGGGCTGGCTGGACTACTGGGGGGGCCCGCATGCCAGCACCAGTGCCACACTGGTGGCTCGGGGACTTGCTGATATGCTGCAGCTAGGAGCCAACGTCAACAT GTACATGTTCCACGGGGGAACCAACTTTGCCTACTGGAGCG GAGCTGACTTCAAGGGCCAGTACAAACCAGTGACCACCAGTTACGATTATGATGCACCACTCTCAGAGGCTGGAGACCCTACAGAGAAGCTGTTTGCCATCCGCACGGTCATCAGCAAG TTCCAGCCCCTGCCAGTGGGCCCGATGCCACCCCCTGCCCCCAAGTACGCCTACGGTTGGGTGACTCTGCACAAG TATGCTGATCTCCTGGACGTCTTGGATATACTGTCCCCCTCTGGGCCCATCCAGAGCCAGTTCCCACTCATCTTTGAGGCAGTAAAGCAG GCCCACGGCTTCATGCTGTACCGCACGCAGCTGCCCCGTGACATCCTGGCCCCAGCCATGCTGAGCGCTCCTCCCCATAGCATCTGTGATCGTGGCTACGTGATGCTGCAGAAG GAGTATCAGGGGACGCTGGAGCGGGACGGTCAAACGGAGCTGCATGTGAAAGGCAAGGCAGGGGACACGTTGGATGTGCTCCTGGAGAACATGGGCAGGATCAGCTTCGGGGCAAACTTCAATGACTTCAAG GGCTTGCTGGGGAACCTCTCTTTGGACTCCAGACCACTCAGCAAGTGGCTCATCTACCCCTTGGCCATAGATGCTGCCATCCAGCAGGGCTGGCCCCATGCTGCCCTGCCTAAATCAAGCTGCAggggcagagcagggccagCCTTCTACACAGGGACCTTTGAGACCCCTGGCATTGCCTGGGACACCTTTGTGAAATTCCCAGGTTGGAGCAAG GGCCAGCTGTGGATAAATGGCTTCAACCTGGGCCGGTACTGGCCCCATGAAGGACCCCAGCAAACCCTCTTTGTGCCTGGCTCGATACTGCGTGTTGGCTGCCCCAACAACATCACGGTGCTGGAGCTAGAGGGGGCACCCCTCAACCCCTTCCTGCTCTTCCTTGACCAACCCCTTTTCAACAGGACCCTCAGCCATAGCCCCCTggacaaaaaataa
- the GLB1L gene encoding beta-galactosidase-1-like protein isoform X2 — protein MAGLNAVQVYVPWNYHEPQPGVYDFTGDRDVEAFLDLAAELGLLVILRPGPYICAEWDMGGLPAWLLWKADIILRSSDPAYLAAVDAWLHVLLPKIKPRLYQHGGNIISVQVENEYGSYYACDPSYLQHLLGTFRALLGPEVLLFTTDGAQVEELRCGTLQGLYATVDFGPDSNVTEAFGAQRHIEPRGPLVNSEYYTGWLDYWGGPHASTSATLVARGLADMLQLGANVNMYMFHGGTNFAYWSGADFKGQYKPVTTSYDYDAPLSEAGDPTEKLFAIRTVISKFQPLPVGPMPPPAPKYAYGWVTLHKYADLLDVLDILSPSGPIQSQFPLIFEAVKQAHGFMLYRTQLPRDILAPAMLSAPPHSICDRGYVMLQKEYQGTLERDGQTELHVKGKAGDTLDVLLENMGRISFGANFNDFKGLLGNLSLDSRPLSKWLIYPLAIDAAIQQGWPHAALPKSSCRGRAGPAFYTGTFETPGIAWDTFVKFPGWSKSHLHLPGPAVDKWLQPGPVLAP, from the exons ATGGCCGGGCTGAACGCCGTGCAGGT CTACGTCCCCTGGAACTACCACGAGCCGCAGCCGGGGGTGTATGACTTCACCGGGGATCGGGACGTGGAAGCCTTCCTGGACCTGGCGGcggagctggggctgctggtgaTCCTGCGCCCGGGGCCCTACATCTGTGCCGAGTGGGATATG GGCGGGCTGCCTGCCTGGCTGCTGTGGAAAGCAGACATCATCCTGCGCTCCTCTGACCCTG CCTACCTGGCAGCTGTGGACGCCTGGCTCCATGTCCTGCTGCCCAAGATTAAGCCACGGCTCTACCAGCATGGGGGGAACATCATCAGTGTGCAG GTGGAGAATGAATACGGGAGCTACTATGCCTGTGACCCCAGCTACCTGCAGCACCTGCTGGGCACCTTCCGGGCACTGCTGGGCCCTGAGGTGCTGCTCTTCACCACCGATGGTGCACAGGTGGAGGAGCTGCGCTGTGGCACCTTGCAGGGCCTCTATGCCACTGTCGACTTTGGGCCAG ACTCCAATGTGACGGAAGCATTTGGTGCCCAGCGTCACATTGAGCCAAGGGGACCGCTG GTGAACTCTGAATACTACACGGGCTGGCTGGACTACTGGGGGGGCCCGCATGCCAGCACCAGTGCCACACTGGTGGCTCGGGGACTTGCTGATATGCTGCAGCTAGGAGCCAACGTCAACAT GTACATGTTCCACGGGGGAACCAACTTTGCCTACTGGAGCG GAGCTGACTTCAAGGGCCAGTACAAACCAGTGACCACCAGTTACGATTATGATGCACCACTCTCAGAGGCTGGAGACCCTACAGAGAAGCTGTTTGCCATCCGCACGGTCATCAGCAAG TTCCAGCCCCTGCCAGTGGGCCCGATGCCACCCCCTGCCCCCAAGTACGCCTACGGTTGGGTGACTCTGCACAAG TATGCTGATCTCCTGGACGTCTTGGATATACTGTCCCCCTCTGGGCCCATCCAGAGCCAGTTCCCACTCATCTTTGAGGCAGTAAAGCAG GCCCACGGCTTCATGCTGTACCGCACGCAGCTGCCCCGTGACATCCTGGCCCCAGCCATGCTGAGCGCTCCTCCCCATAGCATCTGTGATCGTGGCTACGTGATGCTGCAGAAG GAGTATCAGGGGACGCTGGAGCGGGACGGTCAAACGGAGCTGCATGTGAAAGGCAAGGCAGGGGACACGTTGGATGTGCTCCTGGAGAACATGGGCAGGATCAGCTTCGGGGCAAACTTCAATGACTTCAAG GGCTTGCTGGGGAACCTCTCTTTGGACTCCAGACCACTCAGCAAGTGGCTCATCTACCCCTTGGCCATAGATGCTGCCATCCAGCAGGGCTGGCCCCATGCTGCCCTGCCTAAATCAAGCTGCAggggcagagcagggccagCCTTCTACACAGGGACCTTTGAGACCCCTGGCATTGCCTGGGACACCTTTGTGAAATTCCCAGGTTGGAGCAAG TCTCATCTCCATCTCCCAGGGCCAGCTGTGGATAAATGGCTTCAACCTGGGCCGGTACTGGCCCCATGA
- the GLB1L gene encoding beta-galactosidase-1-like protein isoform X3, with the protein MAGLNAVQVYVPWNYHEPQPGVYDFTGDRDVEAFLDLAAELGLLVILRPGPYICAEWDMGGLPAWLLWKADIILRSSDPAYLAAVDAWLHVLLPKIKPRLYQHGGNIISVQVENEYGSYYACDPSYLQHLLGTFRALLGPEVLLFTTDGAQVEELRCGTLQGLYATVDFGPDSNVTEAFGAQRHIEPRGPLVNSEYYTGWLDYWGGPHASTSATLVARGLADMLQLGANVNMYMFHGGTNFAYWSGADFKGQYKPVTTSYDYDAPLSEAGDPTEKLFAIRTVISKFQPLPVGPMPPPAPKYAYGWVTLHKYADLLDVLDILSPSGPIQSQFPLIFEAVKQAHGFMLYRTQLPRDILAPAMLSAPPHSICDRGYVMLQKRRQWDATLPG; encoded by the exons ATGGCCGGGCTGAACGCCGTGCAGGT CTACGTCCCCTGGAACTACCACGAGCCGCAGCCGGGGGTGTATGACTTCACCGGGGATCGGGACGTGGAAGCCTTCCTGGACCTGGCGGcggagctggggctgctggtgaTCCTGCGCCCGGGGCCCTACATCTGTGCCGAGTGGGATATG GGCGGGCTGCCTGCCTGGCTGCTGTGGAAAGCAGACATCATCCTGCGCTCCTCTGACCCTG CCTACCTGGCAGCTGTGGACGCCTGGCTCCATGTCCTGCTGCCCAAGATTAAGCCACGGCTCTACCAGCATGGGGGGAACATCATCAGTGTGCAG GTGGAGAATGAATACGGGAGCTACTATGCCTGTGACCCCAGCTACCTGCAGCACCTGCTGGGCACCTTCCGGGCACTGCTGGGCCCTGAGGTGCTGCTCTTCACCACCGATGGTGCACAGGTGGAGGAGCTGCGCTGTGGCACCTTGCAGGGCCTCTATGCCACTGTCGACTTTGGGCCAG ACTCCAATGTGACGGAAGCATTTGGTGCCCAGCGTCACATTGAGCCAAGGGGACCGCTG GTGAACTCTGAATACTACACGGGCTGGCTGGACTACTGGGGGGGCCCGCATGCCAGCACCAGTGCCACACTGGTGGCTCGGGGACTTGCTGATATGCTGCAGCTAGGAGCCAACGTCAACAT GTACATGTTCCACGGGGGAACCAACTTTGCCTACTGGAGCG GAGCTGACTTCAAGGGCCAGTACAAACCAGTGACCACCAGTTACGATTATGATGCACCACTCTCAGAGGCTGGAGACCCTACAGAGAAGCTGTTTGCCATCCGCACGGTCATCAGCAAG TTCCAGCCCCTGCCAGTGGGCCCGATGCCACCCCCTGCCCCCAAGTACGCCTACGGTTGGGTGACTCTGCACAAG TATGCTGATCTCCTGGACGTCTTGGATATACTGTCCCCCTCTGGGCCCATCCAGAGCCAGTTCCCACTCATCTTTGAGGCAGTAAAGCAG GCCCACGGCTTCATGCTGTACCGCACGCAGCTGCCCCGTGACATCCTGGCCCCAGCCATGCTGAGCGCTCCTCCCCATAGCATCTGTGATCGTGGCTACGTGATGCTGCAGAAG AGAAGGCAGTGGGATGCTACACTACCAGGCTAA